The following coding sequences are from one Arthrobacter crystallopoietes window:
- a CDS encoding HIT family protein, producing MIWPSHAPENYQCPFCDFASGEFRFQKNLCRPEDLVASTDLAMAWIASHGFEPEPGHVLVGPKEHFELLYDMPDDVLAEIASLSRDVAVAMKKAWQPDGITTRQHNEPAGSQHVWHYHQHVLPRWHDDGLYFTPQRPIVDPAIRARKAAELRAVMAQR from the coding sequence ATGATCTGGCCGAGCCACGCTCCCGAAAATTACCAGTGCCCCTTCTGCGACTTTGCCTCCGGCGAGTTCCGGTTCCAGAAGAACCTTTGCCGCCCGGAGGATCTGGTGGCCTCCACGGACCTGGCCATGGCTTGGATTGCTTCGCACGGCTTTGAACCCGAACCCGGGCACGTGCTGGTGGGGCCGAAGGAACACTTTGAGTTGCTCTACGACATGCCGGACGACGTCCTGGCAGAGATCGCGTCGCTAAGCCGGGACGTCGCCGTCGCCATGAAGAAGGCCTGGCAGCCGGACGGTATTACCACCCGGCAGCACAACGAGCCCGCCGGGAGCCAGCACGTCTGGCACTACCACCAGCATGTGCTGCCCCGCTGGCACGACGACGGACTGTACTTCACGCCGCAGCGCCCCATCGTGGATCCCGCCATCCGGGCGCGCAAAGCGGCCGAACTCCGGGCGGTCATGGCGCAGCGCTGA
- a CDS encoding Rho termination factor N-terminal domain-containing protein: MAEKPGNQTPDTPDVSETELRNIKVDDLRDAAKEAGVSGVHDMKKEDLVDALAAAKNDGGRPASGGDGDGERGDSGDAGAGPDGGKVRTGPDSSDSLKYSQEVTSPEDEPEREGRSLVTTHHEVIKQWAEERNATPATVSGTEHDDHLGVLRFDFGGESQDLQHVSWDEWFKTFDERRLNFIYQEQRTDGTDSNFFRLENPNREDA, from the coding sequence GTGGCTGAAAAACCAGGCAACCAGACTCCGGACACCCCGGACGTCAGCGAGACCGAACTCCGCAATATCAAGGTGGACGACCTGCGCGACGCGGCCAAAGAGGCCGGGGTCAGCGGCGTCCACGACATGAAAAAGGAAGACCTGGTCGACGCTTTGGCAGCGGCGAAGAACGACGGCGGCAGGCCGGCTTCCGGCGGCGATGGTGACGGCGAGCGCGGGGACAGCGGGGATGCGGGTGCCGGTCCCGACGGTGGCAAGGTCCGCACCGGCCCGGACAGCTCGGACTCGCTGAAGTATTCGCAGGAAGTGACGTCCCCGGAAGACGAACCGGAGCGGGAAGGCCGCAGCCTGGTCACCACGCACCACGAGGTGATCAAGCAATGGGCCGAGGAACGCAACGCCACCCCAGCCACCGTCAGCGGCACCGAGCACGATGACCACCTGGGCGTCCTGCGGTTCGACTTCGGCGGGGAAAGCCAGGACCTGCAGCACGTGAGCTGGGACGAATGGTTCAAGACCTTCGACGAGCGCCGGCTGAACTTCATCTACCAGGAACAGCGCACCGACGGCACCGACTCCAATTTCTTCCGGCTGGAGAACCCTAACCGCGAAGACGCCTGA
- a CDS encoding polyprenyl synthetase family protein, whose amino-acid sequence MTDAKPSWTPAGAGVPDSLELDTATAALATSLNLPAGFAPVAQDPALGPAVSTALARVEKRLRAAIAHSDPLADTTSRHLVEAGGKRIRPLLTILASQLGEGPVPEVLQAAVVVELTHLATLYHDDVMDSAPYRRGAPTAHEVWGNQVAILAGDLIFARASILVSELGPEAVKIQARTFERLVLGQLHETVGPREDEDPVEHYLSVIADKTGSLIATSGQLGAMFANAGSDVVDMMLEYGEKVGVAFQLADDVIDVTGLKVKSGKSPGTDLREGVPTLPVLLLRQAAAAGDSSAASVLKLVDADLTSDEALARAVEALREHPVTAEAWTVARKWADDAKSALERLPESTVKLALTAFAEAVVDRDV is encoded by the coding sequence GTGACTGACGCAAAACCGAGCTGGACTCCTGCAGGCGCCGGCGTGCCGGACTCCCTGGAGCTGGACACGGCCACCGCCGCCCTCGCCACCAGCCTGAACCTGCCGGCGGGCTTCGCCCCGGTGGCCCAGGATCCTGCTCTCGGGCCCGCCGTTTCGACGGCCCTGGCCCGAGTGGAGAAGCGGCTGCGTGCCGCCATCGCGCACTCGGATCCGCTGGCGGACACCACGAGCCGGCATCTCGTCGAGGCCGGCGGCAAACGCATCCGCCCGCTGCTGACCATCCTGGCGTCCCAGCTGGGGGAGGGCCCCGTGCCCGAGGTGCTGCAGGCCGCCGTCGTTGTTGAGCTGACCCACCTCGCCACCCTGTATCACGACGACGTGATGGACTCCGCCCCGTACCGCCGCGGCGCGCCCACGGCCCATGAGGTCTGGGGCAACCAGGTGGCGATCCTCGCCGGCGACCTGATCTTTGCCCGCGCCTCCATCCTGGTCTCGGAGCTCGGCCCGGAAGCCGTCAAGATCCAGGCCCGCACGTTCGAACGGCTGGTGCTGGGCCAGCTGCACGAAACCGTGGGACCGCGCGAAGACGAAGATCCCGTGGAGCATTACCTTTCGGTGATCGCGGACAAGACCGGCTCGCTGATCGCGACCTCGGGCCAGCTGGGCGCGATGTTCGCCAACGCCGGTTCCGATGTGGTGGACATGATGCTGGAATACGGCGAAAAGGTCGGCGTGGCCTTCCAGCTCGCGGACGACGTCATCGATGTCACCGGGCTGAAGGTCAAGTCCGGCAAGTCGCCCGGGACTGATCTGCGCGAGGGCGTGCCCACGCTGCCGGTCCTGCTGCTGCGCCAGGCCGCCGCGGCCGGCGACAGCTCGGCGGCCTCCGTCCTCAAGCTGGTGGACGCGGACCTGACCTCGGACGAGGCCCTGGCCCGCGCCGTCGAAGCGCTGCGCGAACACCCGGTGACGGCGGAAGCCTGGACCGTGGCGCGCAAGTGGGCCGACGACGCCAAATCGGCCCTGGAACGGCTGCCGGAAAGCACCGTCAAGCTGGCCCTGACCGCGTTCGCCGAGGCGGTTGTCGACCGCGACGTCTGA
- a CDS encoding geranylgeranyl reductase family protein — translation MSVLIVGAGPAGSTAAYYLAKAGIEVTVLEKTSFPREKVCGDGLTPRAVREVQLLGLPHEESAGWRRNKGLRLIAGGRRLELAWPELSDFPDYGLIRTRLGFDEELARHAEAAGAKVLERHSVSTALRNDAGRVTGVRANILDEHGRKTGQTQDFSADVVLAADGNSTRTALSLGIEKRDDRPLGVAVRTYFTSPRHDDDWMEGWLELPDAQGNPLPGYGWVFGVGDGTSNVGLGILNSSRSFGKLDYKQVLRDWTAAMPAEWGYSPENQVGEIRGAALPMGFNRTPHYSPGLLLLGDAGGMVSPFNGEGISYAMESARYAADLIIDTFGRLEGSHGQILSQAGFDSSLARYAGIIQGHWGSHFTLGRVFAGLIGKPAIMKLALRTGMPVPVLMRFVVRMLANLTDQGGKGFEDRVIHLLEKLTPPASNQGLSTHSRTPSAPTIS, via the coding sequence GTGTCCGTTCTGATTGTCGGGGCCGGACCTGCCGGCTCAACCGCTGCCTACTATCTGGCCAAAGCGGGTATTGAAGTTACCGTGCTGGAAAAGACGTCGTTTCCGCGCGAGAAGGTGTGCGGCGACGGCCTGACCCCGCGCGCGGTCCGCGAGGTCCAGCTGCTGGGCCTGCCGCACGAGGAATCGGCTGGCTGGCGGCGCAACAAGGGCCTGCGCCTGATCGCCGGCGGGCGGCGGCTGGAACTTGCCTGGCCGGAGCTCTCGGACTTCCCGGACTACGGTTTGATCCGCACCCGGCTGGGCTTTGACGAGGAACTGGCCCGCCATGCCGAGGCGGCCGGTGCCAAGGTGCTGGAACGCCATTCCGTTTCCACCGCGCTGAGGAACGACGCCGGCCGGGTCACCGGGGTGCGCGCCAACATCCTGGACGAGCACGGCCGGAAAACGGGGCAGACGCAGGACTTCAGCGCCGACGTCGTGCTGGCGGCGGACGGCAATTCAACCCGCACGGCCCTGAGCCTCGGCATTGAAAAACGCGACGACCGGCCGCTGGGCGTGGCCGTGCGGACGTACTTCACCAGCCCCCGGCACGACGATGACTGGATGGAGGGCTGGCTGGAGCTGCCCGATGCCCAGGGCAATCCGCTGCCCGGCTACGGCTGGGTCTTCGGCGTCGGGGACGGCACGTCGAATGTGGGCCTGGGCATCCTGAACTCGTCGCGCTCCTTCGGCAAGCTGGATTACAAGCAGGTGCTGCGGGACTGGACCGCTGCCATGCCCGCCGAGTGGGGCTACAGCCCGGAGAACCAGGTGGGCGAGATCCGCGGCGCGGCCCTGCCGATGGGCTTCAACCGGACTCCGCACTACTCTCCAGGGCTGCTGCTGCTCGGCGACGCCGGCGGGATGGTCAGCCCGTTCAACGGCGAGGGCATTTCCTACGCGATGGAATCGGCCCGCTACGCCGCGGACCTGATCATTGACACCTTCGGCCGGCTGGAAGGCTCGCATGGCCAGATCCTCAGCCAGGCCGGCTTCGACTCCTCGCTGGCGCGTTACGCCGGCATTATCCAGGGCCACTGGGGAAGCCACTTCACGCTGGGCCGCGTTTTTGCCGGCCTGATCGGAAAACCTGCCATCATGAAGCTGGCACTGCGGACCGGAATGCCGGTGCCGGTGCTGATGCGCTTTGTGGTGCGGATGCTCGCCAACCTGACGGACCAGGGCGGCAAGGGTTTTGAGGATAGAGTTATTCATCTGTTGGAGAAGCTCACGCCGCCGGCGTCCAACCAAGGCCTTTCCACGCACAGCCGCACACCATCTGCCCCGACGATTAGTTAG
- a CDS encoding demethylmenaquinone methyltransferase: MNRASLDKRPDEVAAMFDDVAPKYDVVNDVLSMGQTRRWRRIVVDAVGAKRGQRVLDLAAGTGTSSEPYADAGIHVVACDFSLGMLQVGKRRRPDIDFVAGDATSLPFADNSFDAVTISFGLRNVNEPRKALREMLRVTKPGGRLVIAEFSSPTLPVWRTMYTEYLMRMLPAIASKISSNPDSYIYLAESIRAWPNQNELAQWIAEEGWQDVAYRNLTGGIVAVHRARKPGRTEAANADAQTALRRRGTRAAL; the protein is encoded by the coding sequence GTGAACCGTGCATCCCTGGACAAGCGCCCTGATGAAGTAGCAGCCATGTTTGATGACGTCGCCCCAAAGTACGACGTCGTCAATGACGTTCTGTCCATGGGGCAGACCCGCCGGTGGCGCCGGATTGTGGTGGACGCCGTCGGCGCCAAGCGGGGCCAGCGCGTCCTGGATCTGGCCGCCGGAACCGGCACCTCCAGCGAGCCTTATGCCGATGCGGGCATCCACGTGGTGGCCTGCGACTTCTCGCTGGGCATGCTGCAGGTGGGCAAGCGCCGCCGCCCGGACATCGACTTCGTCGCCGGGGACGCCACGAGCCTGCCGTTCGCCGACAACTCCTTCGACGCCGTGACTATCTCCTTCGGCCTGCGCAACGTGAATGAACCGCGCAAGGCGCTGCGGGAAATGCTGCGCGTGACCAAACCCGGCGGCCGGCTGGTCATCGCCGAGTTCTCCTCGCCGACCCTGCCGGTCTGGCGCACCATGTACACCGAATACCTGATGCGGATGCTGCCGGCCATCGCCAGCAAGATCTCGTCCAATCCGGACTCCTATATCTACCTGGCCGAATCCATCCGCGCCTGGCCCAACCAGAACGAGCTGGCCCAGTGGATCGCCGAGGAAGGCTGGCAGGACGTGGCCTACCGCAACCTCACCGGCGGCATCGTCGCCGTCCACCGCGCCCGCAAGCCGGGCCGGACGGAAGCTGCCAACGCCGACGCCCAGACTGCGCTCCGCCGCCGGGGCACGAGGGCTGCGCTGTAA
- a CDS encoding isochorismate synthase: protein MTSLRAVTVDLGEHSSPTGIMDYLVRDDVLCWVRRGGGLVGFGEVARFTDAGPGRFQTAARWWRELQQDAQVDNPVGLPGTGLVAFGSFAFSKTSGHASRLIVPQVVVGLGEQGCWLTYITDDDGADLTAETAEAALAGWLDEISAERGAETADRLHPGQVSESAFKAAVAAGVEKISGGGLSKLVLARDVIAELSSPIATAQVLRELAIRYQDCWTYGVDGLIGSTPEMLIKVENNVARARVLAGTLDRANTHKIDGESDAAYAERVLAGSEKQQHEHEIAIDSLTRKLEPYTSEMTSHSEPFVLELPNVWHLASDVSAELSTNGGHAPSSLELAEAVHPTAAVCGTPTEVAGALIRELEQMDRGPYAGPVGWTDGAGNGEWGIALRGAVVESPTRVRLYAGCGIVDASTPEAELAETWAKFRPMIEALGLRR, encoded by the coding sequence ATGACCTCCCTGCGCGCCGTCACCGTTGACCTCGGTGAGCACTCTTCACCGACCGGAATAATGGACTATCTGGTCCGCGACGACGTGCTCTGCTGGGTCCGCCGCGGCGGCGGCCTGGTCGGTTTCGGCGAGGTCGCCCGGTTCACCGATGCCGGTCCCGGACGGTTCCAGACCGCGGCCCGCTGGTGGCGGGAGCTGCAACAGGACGCCCAGGTGGACAACCCGGTGGGCCTGCCCGGCACCGGCCTGGTGGCTTTCGGCTCGTTCGCCTTCTCCAAAACCTCCGGCCACGCCTCACGGCTGATTGTTCCGCAGGTTGTTGTCGGCCTCGGCGAACAAGGCTGCTGGCTCACCTATATAACCGACGACGACGGCGCCGACCTCACCGCCGAGACGGCCGAAGCCGCACTGGCCGGCTGGCTGGACGAAATTTCCGCCGAGCGTGGCGCCGAAACCGCCGACCGGCTGCACCCGGGGCAGGTTTCCGAAAGTGCCTTCAAAGCCGCGGTCGCGGCCGGCGTGGAGAAGATCTCCGGCGGCGGCCTGAGCAAGCTGGTGCTCGCCCGCGACGTGATCGCCGAGCTCTCCTCCCCCATCGCCACCGCCCAGGTGCTGCGCGAGCTGGCGATCCGCTACCAGGACTGCTGGACCTACGGCGTGGACGGCCTCATCGGCTCCACACCGGAGATGCTGATCAAGGTCGAGAACAACGTGGCGCGCGCCCGGGTCCTGGCCGGGACGCTGGACCGTGCCAACACCCACAAGATCGACGGCGAGTCCGACGCTGCCTACGCCGAACGGGTGCTCGCCGGCTCCGAGAAGCAGCAGCACGAGCACGAGATCGCCATCGACTCGTTGACGCGCAAACTGGAGCCGTACACCTCCGAGATGACCTCACACAGCGAACCCTTTGTGCTCGAATTGCCCAACGTGTGGCATCTGGCCTCCGACGTGTCGGCGGAGCTGTCCACCAATGGCGGCCACGCGCCGTCGTCGTTGGAACTGGCCGAAGCCGTCCACCCCACCGCGGCGGTCTGCGGTACGCCCACCGAGGTGGCCGGCGCGCTGATCCGCGAGCTCGAGCAGATGGACCGCGGCCCTTACGCCGGTCCGGTGGGCTGGACCGACGGAGCCGGCAACGGCGAATGGGGTATTGCCCTGCGCGGTGCCGTGGTGGAAAGCCCCACCCGCGTGCGCCTCTACGCCGGCTGCGGGATCGTGGACGCTTCGACACCGGAAGCGGAACTGGCGGAAACCTGGGCGAAGTTCAGGCCCATGATTGAAGCCTTGGGCCTGCGCCGCTAG
- a CDS encoding basic amino acid ABC transporter substrate-binding protein, whose amino-acid sequence MRTNASTVVKVFSVLATGTLALTACGGGSSTDGGSPAADGNELGLVTPGTLTVCSDIPYPPFEFEENGEYTGYDMDLIREIATGMGLETQIQDVGFDALQSGVVLASGQCDIGASAMTITEEREENLDFSEPYYDSLQSLLVPADSDIKAIGDLAGKSVGVQQGTTGEAYTRENVPADTEVRAYPSDAELFPALQSGGVDAVLQDLPVNLGHLEGGKYEIVEEYPTDESYGFAVKEEGSEALLEAVNAELAELRDSGKYQEIYDKYFTQ is encoded by the coding sequence ATGCGCACAAACGCATCCACGGTGGTCAAGGTATTCTCCGTCCTTGCCACGGGTACCCTGGCCCTCACCGCATGCGGTGGGGGCTCGTCTACGGACGGCGGCTCCCCGGCAGCTGACGGCAACGAGTTGGGCCTGGTGACCCCAGGCACGCTCACGGTCTGTTCCGACATTCCGTACCCGCCGTTCGAGTTCGAGGAAAACGGCGAATACACCGGGTACGACATGGACCTGATCCGCGAGATCGCTACGGGCATGGGCCTGGAGACACAGATTCAGGATGTCGGCTTCGACGCCCTGCAGTCCGGCGTGGTCCTCGCCTCGGGACAGTGCGACATCGGCGCCAGCGCGATGACCATCACCGAGGAGCGCGAAGAGAACCTCGACTTCTCCGAGCCGTACTACGACTCGTTGCAGTCGCTGCTGGTTCCGGCCGATTCCGATATCAAGGCCATCGGGGATCTGGCAGGCAAGTCCGTGGGCGTGCAGCAGGGCACCACCGGCGAGGCGTACACCCGCGAGAACGTCCCGGCAGACACCGAGGTCCGAGCCTACCCGTCGGATGCCGAGCTGTTCCCGGCGCTCCAGTCTGGCGGCGTTGACGCCGTGCTGCAGGACCTCCCGGTCAACCTCGGCCATCTGGAGGGCGGCAAGTACGAGATCGTCGAAGAATACCCGACGGATGAGTCCTACGGTTTCGCTGTGAAGGAAGAGGGCAGCGAAGCTCTGCTGGAGGCAGTGAACGCCGAACTGGCCGAGCTGCGGGACAGCGGCAAGTACCAGGAGATCTACGACAAGTACTTCACCCAGTAA
- a CDS encoding amino acid ABC transporter permease → MKPSTRRRLFRGVLYAIFILAVAAVVFVADWEAIQTNFFNPEVAAAAFPEVILIAAKNTIVYTAIAFVGGLIFGLLLALMKLSPVGPYRWVATAYIEIFRGLPALLVIFGFAFAVPIAFDWRPPGGSAGAGLIALIVVSAAYIAETIRAGIEAVPPGQREAARSLGMNPSWTMVSVVLPQAFRIITPPLTNELVILIKDTSLLFIAGMALSERELTTFARDAVSQQANATPLMVAALMYLIITLPLTQLVAKLERHNKRGR, encoded by the coding sequence GTGAAACCGTCTACCCGTAGGCGCCTGTTCCGCGGCGTGCTCTACGCCATCTTCATCCTTGCCGTCGCCGCCGTCGTATTCGTCGCCGACTGGGAAGCAATCCAAACCAACTTCTTCAACCCCGAGGTTGCTGCCGCAGCCTTCCCCGAAGTCATCCTGATCGCTGCGAAGAACACGATTGTCTACACCGCAATCGCCTTCGTCGGAGGCCTGATCTTCGGCCTGCTGCTGGCGCTCATGAAGCTCTCCCCGGTGGGGCCCTATCGCTGGGTGGCCACCGCTTACATCGAAATCTTCCGTGGTTTGCCGGCACTGCTGGTGATCTTCGGTTTCGCGTTCGCCGTGCCGATCGCCTTCGACTGGCGGCCGCCGGGCGGCAGTGCCGGTGCCGGCCTGATCGCTTTGATTGTGGTCTCCGCCGCGTACATCGCCGAGACCATCCGCGCGGGCATCGAGGCCGTACCCCCGGGCCAGCGCGAGGCAGCCCGCTCCCTGGGCATGAATCCGAGCTGGACCATGGTGTCCGTTGTCCTGCCGCAGGCCTTCCGCATCATCACCCCGCCGCTGACCAACGAACTGGTCATCCTGATCAAGGACACCTCGCTGCTGTTCATTGCCGGCATGGCGCTGAGTGAACGGGAACTGACCACCTTCGCCCGCGACGCCGTCTCGCAGCAGGCGAATGCAACACCGCTGATGGTGGCGGCGCTGATGTACCTGATCATCACGCTCCCGCTCACCCAGCTGGTTGCCAAGCTTGAACGACACAACAAGAGAGGCCGGTAA
- a CDS encoding amino acid ABC transporter ATP-binding protein, which yields MATESSLRKDRPAIEVRGLYKSFGDNEVLKGIDFHVDQGEVVCVIGPSGSGKSTLLRCVNRLEEPTKGTILVEGVDITDEETDLDKIRTRIGMVFQQFNLFPHLSVLRNLTLAQQRAKKRGKSEAVETARRNLAKVGLDNRENAYPTQLSGGQQQRVAIARALSMNPDMMLFDEPTSALDPELVGDVLEVMRQLADEGMTMMVVTHEMGFAREVGDRVVFMDGGVVVEQGKPEDVLGNPQHERTKAFLSKVL from the coding sequence ATGGCGACGGAGAGTTCCCTGCGAAAGGACCGTCCCGCAATCGAGGTCCGAGGCCTGTACAAGAGCTTCGGGGACAACGAAGTCCTCAAAGGCATCGACTTCCACGTCGACCAGGGCGAAGTGGTGTGCGTCATCGGGCCGTCCGGCTCGGGCAAGTCCACCCTGCTGCGGTGCGTGAACCGGCTGGAAGAACCCACCAAGGGAACCATCCTGGTGGAAGGCGTGGACATCACCGACGAGGAAACGGACCTGGACAAGATCCGTACACGGATCGGCATGGTGTTCCAGCAGTTCAACCTTTTCCCGCACCTGAGCGTGCTGCGCAACCTCACCCTGGCCCAGCAACGGGCCAAGAAGCGCGGCAAGTCCGAGGCCGTCGAAACCGCCCGGCGCAACCTTGCCAAGGTCGGGCTGGACAACCGGGAGAACGCCTATCCGACCCAGCTGTCCGGCGGCCAGCAGCAGCGCGTGGCGATCGCCCGGGCCCTGTCCATGAACCCGGACATGATGCTCTTCGACGAGCCAACCAGCGCACTGGATCCGGAGCTTGTGGGCGACGTGCTGGAAGTCATGCGCCAGCTCGCCGACGAGGGCATGACCATGATGGTGGTGACCCATGAGATGGGCTTCGCCCGCGAAGTGGGCGACCGCGTGGTCTTTATGGACGGCGGAGTTGTTGTGGAGCAGGGCAAGCCCGAGGACGTACTGGGAAATCCACAGCACGAGCGCACCAAGGCCTTCCTCTCGAAGGTGCTCTGA
- a CDS encoding intradiol ring-cleavage dioxygenase has protein sequence MTNQMPHPDHDRGLEFDLNVLSRRRTLGLFFSAGTMAALAACTPSGTTNGSTTPAATSPPAAGSASATASASGAATPSSTVTRAIAECGAEMPDETAGPFPGDGSNGPNVLEASGVVRSDITSSFNGSTTRAEGVPLKFTLTLLDNANGCKALAGAAVYVWHCDRDGRYSIYDSGLQGENFLRGVQEADANGQVTFTTVFPGAYNGRWPHIHFEVFESMSNATSAGRILKVSQIALTEAACTDAYAAPGYEVSRRNFPNTPLARDNVFGDDGGIYQLATMSGSAADGYTASLNVTI, from the coding sequence ATGACGAACCAGATGCCCCACCCTGACCACGACCGCGGACTCGAATTCGACCTGAACGTGCTGAGCCGCCGGCGCACGCTCGGCTTGTTCTTCAGCGCCGGCACGATGGCGGCCTTGGCCGCCTGCACTCCCTCAGGCACCACCAACGGCTCAACAACGCCGGCGGCCACGTCACCTCCCGCGGCAGGTTCGGCCTCCGCAACGGCATCCGCTTCCGGCGCCGCTACGCCGTCGTCCACGGTGACCCGTGCCATCGCTGAGTGCGGGGCGGAGATGCCGGATGAAACCGCCGGTCCCTTCCCCGGCGACGGCTCCAACGGCCCGAATGTGCTGGAGGCATCAGGCGTGGTCCGGAGCGATATCACGTCCAGCTTCAACGGTTCGACAACGAGGGCGGAGGGCGTGCCGCTGAAGTTCACGCTGACCCTGCTGGACAACGCCAACGGCTGCAAGGCGCTCGCCGGGGCCGCGGTCTATGTCTGGCACTGCGACCGGGACGGCAGATACTCGATCTACGATTCCGGCCTGCAAGGCGAGAACTTCCTGCGCGGTGTGCAGGAAGCCGACGCCAACGGGCAGGTGACGTTTACGACCGTCTTTCCCGGTGCCTACAACGGACGCTGGCCGCACATCCACTTCGAAGTTTTCGAGTCTATGTCCAACGCCACGAGTGCCGGGCGGATCCTGAAGGTTTCGCAGATCGCCCTGACCGAGGCCGCCTGTACAGACGCCTACGCCGCTCCCGGGTACGAGGTCAGCCGGCGGAACTTCCCCAATACGCCGCTGGCCAGGGACAACGTCTTCGGCGACGACGGCGGGATCTACCAGCTGGCCACGATGTCCGGCTCCGCGGCCGATGGCTACACCGCCTCGCTGAACGTCACCATCTGA